Sequence from the Phragmites australis chromosome 11, lpPhrAust1.1, whole genome shotgun sequence genome:
ACAAATGGCTTCGCTTCAATAGATTTCTTCAGACAAATCAAGACTTCCAGTGAGCTTCCTAGTGCTGAATCAAGTTCGTCATCAAAGGGTATTCTTAAAGACACGCCAAAACGCGCCAGATTTGCGTGGTATCAACTGTCGAGTTACAGAAATCGGAAGGTTCATTTCCACCTGGCAGTGAGCTTCCACCCGACAGATGGACCCCATTCCTCTGATTTCACCGAAGTCAGATAGGAACAGTATTTTGTGGTAGGATAAACAGTGTCTCTGATGTCGAACACGGTAGTAGCGATACTGTAGTGACAGAACTGCAGCAAATCCGCCCACTACTGTAGCAACTTTTTGCTGTTCACGTCACTGTGACATCAAATTTGACCCGTTATCTCAAATTAATGGTTCGTAGCTCGCTGAAGTCACCTCCGGTGAAGTCAGACAATCTCATTCCCCCGACAGACAATGAAACCAAAGACGGAGATGACGTCTGTGGTTAGTCGGGTACGAGGAATGGACACCCAATGGTATGCCACAGGGTGATCCACAGAGACGCGGTTTCTGTGACATAACTGCACGGATGACATTCTAAGCTCCACACGCCAGCGACTACGTCACGTGCAGTTACAGAGGATCTCTCCGATCCAAAGACGACGAGGCCACTGAGGAAATTGACTCTACTGACGAGAGATGTAAAGAGGATGATGACTGATGAGCTCAATGAGGAGAGGGGACTTCACCGAAGTAATCACTGATTCCGATGGAGACAGGGAAAAGCTGGTCGAAATGCTGCAGGCAACAGTGATGTATTGTTGTAGGAAGGCGATTAAGGAAGATGGACTTAACTGAAGAAGATGATCCCAACACTGATCTACCACCAGAGTTTCAAAATGCCGGGATATTCAGTGATGCTGGAACTGAGAATGGCAACATTCATCTTCTAGCATCTGCAGGTTCTTCTAGCGCTCGACcaggctgctgctgcatctgcagcCGAGTGCTTTGAAGAGCTGTGAAAGGATAGCTATAACCAGACAACTCTCATGAGCCAGTATAATCTTGGAGTCTAGCACAGAACACCAAGAAGTTCTTTGGAGTATGGAGACATATTTACTCATCATTAAGCCTATCCTTTCTCTGCACCAAACGGCTAAAAGCTCTATACATGTCAAATCCTCATCGGGGTTCCCATGAGACACATTTATCCTGGAACTCACAATCTTCCTTGtggtttcagattttttttttcttttacagcAATCAATGTTTGCATCAGTTTGTCTGTACAAACAATGCCTCATAAAGCAATCAAATGTAACTGAATTATCTGATGTTACATACACTCAGCAAGAGCTATTAATAGAGAACTAACGATTCGGAACGTCAGCCCAATAAGTCGTCAGTATCTCAGCCATACAACAACAGTTAAATGGACTAGCATCTTCAAGCAGCATCGGTGTCCCCTGTGGATTTCTTGTATTCAGGCTTGAGCTCATGCGTCCCCTGGTTCGGTCCTCGTTTGTTGTACACACAGAGATCATTCAGTATCTCCTTCAGGAATTGCTGCACAAAGTCAGAGCACAAGGCCGCAAACAGTAAGTACACGACAAGACAGAGAATgacagataaaaaaaaaggaaaaagtccattttactcctcCAAACTATGCCCGTAGTCTGGATAACCCCCTGAACTATTAAACCGTTTGTTTTACTCCCCCGAACTTTATGTGATCCGGTATTCGAAGTTTGGAAGAGTAAAACAAATGGTTTAATAGTTCAAGGGGTTATTCAAACTACTGGCATAGTTCGGGAGAGTAAAATTGACTTTTTCCTTAAAAAGTATCTGTAGCTGAAACCTATTTATCTTAGCAGATGCTTTTTCCAAGCAACAATGTAGTGATGAGCCCAGAAAATACCTCCGGTTGGTCAGTTTCTTGCACTAGTGCCTTTAGTGCCCAATTGGGCTGCCTTTCGAAAAGTTTGAATATAATATTTTCCATTTCTGTGCGATCCCTACGAGTTCTTTTCACATCAGATGGTTTCGTTGGtgtctgcttcttcttctcctgacaagcaaaaaattaaatatgtCATGAAAAGCCATGATTGAGACTGACAATGTGATGAAGATCTAAAAAGGAGAGCAACTTCAACATGCAGACTGATTCATAAGCAATAATCCTATAGGTAACACAAGAGTGGGTTTAGGGTCCATGTGCATCACACATTCAACAACCTAGACATATTAAAAAATGCTGATATCTCTCACCAGGGGAAACAGCACGCAATGTATACAACTGCTGTAATGGAAGAGGAAACTACCTTCGAACCAGAAGGTATTAGACCAACCATACCAGGCATTGGTCTCATGCTCATCCCATGGTCATTGTCCAGTACCTACAAGTGGTGAACACAAGGGTAAATGGTAGTACTTTGGAGTTTAGAAAATGTCACAACAAGGTAAAATAACCATTGAAGCACTCCACCTGAACTTGTCTAGCTTTAATCATGGACTTTTGTGTTCTTTCACGACATAACTTTCCATAGTTCACCAAATTATCACTGTGAGGCTCCATGTCAAATTTATGCTCCACCTTTCCTTCACATGAAAGTTTCCCTGCAACAAATAGAGGTGCCCGGAACTAATAGGGTGCTATTGGAAGagctaaaaaaaaatgcatagctGCTGGAAAGTTGTAACTTTTCCAACTAGTTACAGGCAGTAAACCTGCAAGAAACCCGGGAATGTGGTTCCTACCTTGGTTAGACTCGGAGAAAACACACATGGGCACGAAATCTTTGAACATATTCAAAGAGTAACTCTTTGGTGTATTGCCAGTGTTTGTTTGAGCCAAGTCCATCTTGAACTGTCATTCCAGTAGCATCATGTATGAAACAAAGGCAAGAGGTAGAGTATGAAACAAACACAGAATCAGTAGTAATAACACTTAGGCAGAGCCAGTATGGCATCAGCTCTTCAAATAAAACACCTAAGCATTCAGAATCACTCAATGCAGTTAGCAACAAGACTGATATACCCTTCATAGTGTATGCAGAGCACATCAATTACATGATTAATCGAAACAGAAGTACTTGTTTCCCTTGAACATCACTCATCGATTCAATCTGTTCTATTAGCAGTCTAGCACAGACTAAAGTCAATCCCTCATCTCATACATCCATCTAAACCATGGCTGCAGTTCAATCAGTCTCTCCCCAGCCTGTTCGTACCAAATAAACATGATCCAACCCGGGGAACCAAAACCAATCCTGGAATTTAGAAACATTTCTTATAATCCGCTTAATAGTAGGCACATTTCTCTCCAACCGGAGCTTATCCACGTAAACACCTATTTCTATCATGCAACTAACCCAAACAGGCAGACGATATGTTCAAGCATGCTTCACCACAGCAATTTCACGGGTTCCCTTCAGTTTGCTCGAGGTGACCCTACAGATCAAATCCGAAGCACGGAGGACCAGGGGAGCGGCGGGGGTGGGGGTCTTGCCTGGAGGGAAGGCTCCTCGGAGCTGAGCAGGTCAAGGGAGAGGACGACCTTGGCGACGACGGGGTTGGGGTTGgcgtcggaggaggaggcggcctgCCAGGCGTGCGAGACGACGGGGGGGCACTTCATGAGCCACACGGAGCGGTCGGCCCGCGCCGTCTCCAGGTACTTGGCCTCCTCGCCCATCGGTCCCGCCGCCGCGAGGCGACTCCGATCCGCAAGGCGCTCGCGGTTTCCGGGGCGGGTTCGGGATCGGCGGCGGGCGGGCTAGAGCTCGGCGAGCGAGGACCGATCTGACGCGGCGGAGGACGGAGCCGGAAAGGGTGCGCACATGCGATGCGGATGGCGTGAGTGCGGAGCGGACAGAGGGCAGGTCAACAGAGGCTTCGAGTGGGCCCGGACTGTCAGATTtaaattttctttgtttttggcCCCACCTGTCGGATCGCAATCGTTGCCCGCCAAGAAGTGACTAAAAATTGATGCTACCGTGGTGAACGAATGGGATATCTGACTTCACCAACCGGTGAAGTAAGTAGGCTTCAAATTAATGTAAACTGTTAAATTTCAACGGACGGATTCGATTTGATGTTACAGTATCACTACAATGTTTGAAGTTACAGTATTACTCACTCTCAtattttactgttcatccgTGACTTATGATAAAATAAGAGGATTTCAATCCAACCTCGAGATGCTCGTGGCAGCCAGCGCAAGCAAGATCTGTGCAGGGAAAATGCAAGTTTACTGAATTCTGACGTATTCCTTATTTCATTgttcatcatattttcatatgaaacttatcttttttattttataactAACTTATAACATTTCTCtcgtattttttatataaatcttAATACAAATAAACTATGCGTGGGCATGTGAAAATTCCACTTACATATGTGAAGAGGACTCGGCATTCGTCCGCGTCCGCGACTCAGCGGTAGCGGCCACGTTGGCGGAGAGGGGCGCACGGTCGGGTTTGGAGCCTTGGCAGCCGCGGTGGATCCGTGCAACCAGTCCCTGTGACAGAGCCACAGCCACGGGCACAACGGCCGTTCCCCCGCGGCCCCGCCGGGGGCGTTGGCAAGGACAGACGTGAGTGTTTTTCCAGCCATGCGGCACACGGCGACGCTCCGCCCGCGTGTTGCGGCGGAGCAGGAGCGCGGTGGCAACGCCGACCCGGGCGCGCGCGATGGAGCAGGTGTGCTTGACCTGTCGGGGGCTCGGGTGAGCAGGTCAGCAGAGCACACAATGGCGCGCAGCCTTAGCTCCAATTTCGAGTACATGTATACGAAGAAATAAGCAGCTCCACTCTAAATTACATCTGCACACTTCCTCGAAAAGGGAAATTACATCTGCACACTTCCTCGAAAAGGGAAATTACATCTGCACACTTCCTCGAAAAGGGAAATTACACATCTGCACATGCCAATGCTTCATAGTCTGTTCTTGTTCAAGGTGTTTggaagaagaatcttgctctctgAAATCTGAATTCTCGGGATCCTAAAAATTTTGGATCCAGATTCGACTATTTAGACGGGCAACAGGTCCAAAGGTATTT
This genomic interval carries:
- the LOC133885648 gene encoding uncharacterized protein LOC133885648; this translates as MGEEAKYLETARADRSVWLMKCPPVVSHAWQAASSSDANPNPVVAKVVLSLDLLSSEEPSLQFKMDLAQTNTGNTPKSYSLNMFKDFVPMCVFSESNQGKLSCEGKVEHKFDMEPHSDNLVNYGKLCRERTQKSMIKARQVQVLDNDHGMSMRPMPGMVGLIPSGSKEKKKQTPTKPSDVKRTRRDRTEMENIIFKLFERQPNWALKALVQETDQPEQFLKEILNDLCVYNKRGPNQGTHELKPEYKKSTGDTDAA